From Acidimicrobiia bacterium, one genomic window encodes:
- a CDS encoding nitrite/sulfite reductase, with the protein MAIDVRELRAQPLDPDIEEELRTFEDGARRYIAGEIDDDVFRVFRLNQGIYGQRQGGFNQMVRVKIPYGSVEPDQLEMFGYLAESYSRGWAHLTTRQNVQFHFVQLEQVAEMLRLLASVGLTSREACGDTVRNVAGCHLAGACPYEVLDISPWAEAAKDLFLRNPIAQRLPRKFKINFSGCATDCGQAMFNDVGVIAVNRPRPDGTVEPGFRVFMAGGLGANPHPAQALEEFTSRQDLLPTIEAIVRVEGNYGNRDNKLRARLKWLVDTMGVDELRERILKERKFLPASATYPGGIPGVVERDGDAPAGMGTGVSADGGLATSLGAGAIGTSVEFRNLDPLARWDTVNVVRGRANGTVSAYAYARLGDITVEQFRGLAQVQRDFGVEVRITNRQNFVLRGLTEEQLPELFSCLDALGMAEAGAELARDVVSCPGADTCNLAVTQSRGLAADIGNALEEAGLAEVGGVRINISGCTNSCGQHHIADIGFVGIERRAHGRAAPGYHMMLGGKVGNMEIAFGEKSVKLPAKRVSQAVVRVVEQFAGERDAGETFSEWLTRVGGAKEVSKTLADLDSFPTPEEAPDFFVDFDETGPYVAEVGDSECAT; encoded by the coding sequence ATGGCGATCGACGTTCGCGAGCTCCGCGCCCAGCCCCTCGACCCCGATATCGAGGAGGAGCTTCGCACCTTCGAAGACGGTGCCCGCCGCTACATCGCGGGTGAGATCGACGACGACGTCTTCCGCGTCTTCCGCCTGAACCAGGGCATCTACGGGCAGCGCCAGGGCGGCTTCAACCAGATGGTGCGGGTGAAGATCCCGTACGGGAGCGTCGAGCCCGACCAGCTCGAGATGTTCGGCTACCTCGCGGAGAGCTACTCGCGCGGCTGGGCGCACCTCACCACCCGCCAGAACGTGCAGTTCCACTTCGTGCAGCTCGAGCAGGTCGCCGAGATGCTCCGGCTCCTCGCGTCGGTCGGGCTCACGAGCCGTGAGGCCTGCGGCGACACCGTACGCAACGTCGCCGGCTGCCACCTCGCCGGTGCGTGCCCCTACGAGGTGCTCGACATCAGCCCGTGGGCCGAGGCGGCGAAAGACCTCTTCCTCCGCAACCCGATCGCGCAGCGCCTCCCCCGCAAGTTCAAGATCAATTTCTCCGGTTGCGCCACCGACTGCGGCCAGGCGATGTTCAACGACGTCGGCGTGATCGCGGTGAACCGGCCGCGACCCGACGGCACCGTCGAGCCCGGTTTCCGGGTGTTCATGGCCGGCGGGCTCGGCGCGAACCCGCACCCCGCGCAGGCGCTCGAGGAGTTCACCTCGCGCCAAGATCTCCTGCCCACGATCGAAGCGATCGTGCGCGTCGAGGGCAACTACGGGAACCGCGACAACAAGCTGCGCGCGCGGCTGAAGTGGCTCGTCGACACGATGGGCGTCGACGAGCTGCGCGAGCGGATCCTCAAAGAGCGCAAGTTCCTCCCCGCGTCGGCCACATACCCGGGGGGGATCCCGGGTGTCGTGGAGCGCGACGGCGACGCGCCCGCGGGCATGGGTACCGGCGTGAGTGCCGACGGTGGTCTCGCCACCTCTCTCGGCGCTGGCGCGATCGGCACATCGGTCGAGTTCCGCAACCTCGATCCCCTCGCCCGGTGGGACACCGTCAACGTCGTGCGCGGACGCGCCAATGGCACGGTGAGCGCGTACGCCTACGCCCGCCTCGGTGACATCACCGTCGAGCAGTTCCGAGGGCTCGCGCAGGTCCAGCGCGACTTCGGCGTCGAGGTGCGCATCACCAACCGGCAAAACTTCGTGCTGCGCGGCCTCACCGAGGAGCAGCTCCCCGAGCTCTTCTCGTGTCTCGACGCGCTCGGCATGGCCGAGGCCGGTGCCGAGCTCGCCCGCGACGTCGTGTCGTGCCCCGGCGCCGATACATGCAACCTCGCGGTCACGCAGTCGCGCGGCCTCGCCGCCGACATTGGCAACGCGCTCGAGGAAGCCGGGCTCGCGGAGGTAGGCGGCGTGCGCATCAACATCTCGGGCTGCACGAACTCGTGTGGTCAGCACCACATCGCCGACATCGGATTCGTCGGGATCGAGCGACGGGCCCATGGACGCGCCGCACCCGGGTACCACATGATGCTCGGCGGCAAGGTCGGCAACATGGAGATCGCGTTCGGCGAGAAGTCGGTGAAGCTGCCCGCGAAGCGGGTGTCACAAGCGGTCGTCCGCGTCGTCGAGCAGTTCGCGGGCGAGCGAGATGCCGGCGAGACGTTCTCGGAGTGGCTCACCCGCGTCGGCGGCGCGAAGGAAGTGTCGAAGACGCTCGCCGACCTCGACAGCTTCCCCACACCCGAGGAAGCACCCGATTTCTTCGTCGACTTCGACGAGACCGGCCCCTATGTCGCCGAAGTCGGCGACTCGGAGTGCGCGACATGA
- a CDS encoding phosphoadenylyl-sulfate reductase: MSQIMRSLAELASVAGPAGHVATVPDLAELAKVSAELETQAASEAVRWAWETYKDEAMLAASFQDCVLIDVAMQVAPDIDVVFLDTQYHFAETLWYVEQVRERYDLNLRVITPQIQPDNLWLVDTDSCCEMRKVEPLARALEGKAAWLTGLRRDETSTRASSAIVGWDIGRGIVKVNPLAPWSHDDIDGYVRDRGLPQHPLRDKGYPSIGCWPCTQPVAAGDDPRAGRWAGTGKLECGLHGWTPSQLA; this comes from the coding sequence ATGAGCCAAATCATGCGGTCGCTCGCTGAGCTCGCTTCGGTCGCCGGGCCTGCTGGACACGTTGCCACTGTTCCCGACCTGGCCGAGCTGGCCAAGGTGTCGGCCGAGCTCGAGACCCAGGCCGCATCCGAGGCGGTGCGCTGGGCGTGGGAGACCTACAAGGACGAGGCCATGCTCGCGGCGTCGTTCCAAGACTGCGTGCTCATCGACGTCGCGATGCAGGTTGCCCCCGACATCGACGTGGTGTTCCTCGACACGCAGTACCACTTCGCGGAGACGCTCTGGTACGTCGAGCAGGTCCGCGAGCGCTACGACCTGAACCTGCGCGTGATCACACCACAGATTCAACCCGACAACCTCTGGCTGGTCGACACCGACTCGTGCTGCGAGATGCGAAAGGTCGAGCCGCTCGCCCGTGCACTCGAGGGCAAGGCAGCGTGGCTCACGGGCTTGCGGCGTGACGAGACGTCGACGCGGGCGAGTTCCGCGATCGTCGGCTGGGACATCGGGCGCGGCATCGTGAAGGTCAATCCGCTCGCCCCCTGGTCGCACGACGACATCGACGGCTACGTAAGAGACCGTGGACTCCCGCAACACCCGCTGCGCGACAAGGGCTACCCGTCGATAGGGTGCTGGCCGTGCACGCAGCCCGTCGCCGCTGGCGACGACCCGCGCGCGGGCCGCTGGGCCGGCACCGGCAAGCTCGAGTGCGGCCTCCACGGCTGGACGCCGTCGCAACTCGCTTGA
- a CDS encoding class I SAM-dependent methyltransferase, with the protein MSVHEVAVTGFGTEAEAYERGRPSYPPDAVAWLADSLRIAPGRTVADVAAGTGKFTRLLAPYGADVVGVEPVDGMRAFLGATAPGVRVVAGAAEALPFADGSLDAITVAQAFHWFDALAALREFHRVLRPAGRVGLIWNARNRSVPWVDAMWTIMDRVEKRAPWRNHDEWRESAFVDQPFFTPLTEAVFRHEQLLTHDEAIDRMRSVSHIAVLPPAEQEVVLEEVRAVLDRDPATAGQDVIALPYRVDTYWTVRR; encoded by the coding sequence TTGAGCGTCCACGAAGTCGCGGTCACCGGCTTCGGCACCGAAGCCGAGGCATACGAACGAGGCCGTCCTTCCTATCCGCCGGACGCGGTCGCGTGGCTCGCCGACTCACTGCGCATCGCACCCGGTCGTACCGTCGCCGACGTCGCCGCCGGTACCGGAAAGTTCACGCGGCTGCTCGCGCCGTACGGAGCGGACGTGGTTGGCGTGGAACCGGTCGACGGGATGCGCGCGTTCCTCGGTGCCACGGCGCCCGGCGTACGCGTGGTCGCGGGAGCCGCGGAGGCGCTGCCCTTCGCCGACGGCTCGCTCGACGCGATTACGGTCGCACAGGCGTTCCATTGGTTCGACGCGCTCGCGGCTTTGCGCGAGTTCCATCGGGTGCTGCGTCCCGCCGGCCGTGTCGGTCTGATCTGGAACGCACGTAATCGATCCGTGCCGTGGGTCGACGCGATGTGGACGATCATGGACCGGGTCGAGAAGCGCGCACCCTGGCGCAACCACGACGAATGGCGCGAGTCCGCGTTCGTGGACCAGCCGTTCTTCACGCCGCTCACCGAGGCGGTCTTCCGGCACGAGCAGCTGCTCACCCACGACGAGGCCATCGACCGCATGCGCAGCGTGAGCCACATTGCGGTGCTGCCGCCCGCCGAACAAGAGGTAGTGCTCGAAGAGGTTCGGGCAGTGCTCGATCGCGATCCCGCGACCGCGGGTCAGGACGTGATCGCGCTGCCCTACCGGGTCGATACCTACTGGACCGTCCGGCGTTGA